The sequence cacttcctgtttggatttcttctcaggtttttgcctgccatatgagttctgctatacccacagacatcattcaaacagttttagaaacttcatagtgtgttctatccaatagtaataataatatgcatatattagcatctgggacagagtaggaggtagTTCACTCTGGgtacgctattcatccaaagtgaaaatgctgccccctatcctagagaagttaacacttttttggttactacatgattccatatgtgttatttcatagttttgatgtcttcattactattctacaatgtagaaaatagtacaaataaagagaaaccctcgaatgagtatctgtgtccaaacttttgactggtagtgtaggtAACAGGAGCTTGCAGGTCAGGTATGTCACAACCGTATGTCACAACTGTATGTCACAAACCGTGTCAGAGAATTTCACAACCATGGCAGGCCAGAGAGTGGACAGCAGCAATAATTCTTCACATACATTTTTATATCATAAAACTTCCAAGTGACATGGCAAACAAGAGCCCATGTCTAAGGCATAAAACAAACGCCGGTGGACACCAGTCCCCAACAACTGCTGGGACCTAACCAGTGGTGTATTGACAATTTTTTAGGTGCCGgatcgcaaaataaatgtattacGTCATCGTTTCTCAATCAAAGTTTGTACTGCAGTAGACCATTGAATAATACCATATTAAAATATGCATAAATGCATATACATATTGGCTCAAATAAATATTCACAAATACCAAATTAGGCCAACCacttgatctcaatcagtttcatgggaatatgcatttagatctACTTGAATGATGTAACTAACTACTGTTTGAACAAATTTAACATGCCCCCCATTATTACCAAGACAATAAACATGGGAGTTTGCTCCTCATCCCCATAACAGTAACTGATTGAGTAAGTACGGTTGTGACATACCCAAATTCTTCCATAAAATGGTGAGTTGGGGACCAGATCTACACTCCTAATCATCTAGATTCCAGCTTAGATTCAAGCTACACCAACGTTCACCATGGACAGAAAAGGCCTGGTCTGCTCTGTCCTCCAGTTGCTGTCCCTGGTCCAAGTCTCTTCAATCAAGCAATGACCTGAGAACCATAGAGTTCGGCCACAGCTATACACGTCACGGCCTCAAGTTGCTCTACTGGTTCACTCAACAGCTGACCATCAACGGCCGCACAGACGCACATGTCTGTTGGTTGACGCCATatctgaagtgctttgaaaggctggtcatggctcacatcaacaccattatcccagaaaccctagacccactccaatttgcataccgccctaacagatccacagatgacgcaatctctatttcactccacaccgccctttcccacctggacaaaaggaacaccaatgtgagaatgctattcattgactacagctcagcgttcaacaccatagtgccctcaaagctcatcactaagctaaggaccctgggactaaacacctccctctgcaactggatcctggacttcctaacgggcaacccccaggtggtaagggtaggtaacaacacatccgccacgctgatcctcaacacaggggcacgtgctcagtcccctgctgtattccctgttcactcatgattgtacggccaggcacgactccaacacaatcattaagtttgccgatgacacaacagtggcaggcctgatcaccgacaatgatgagacagcctatagggaggtcagagacctggtcatgtagtgccatgacaacaacctctccctcaatgtgatcaagacaaaggagatgattgtggactacaggaaaaggaggaccgagcccccattctcattgacagggctctagtggagcaggttgagagcttcaagttccttggtgtacacaccAACAAACTAACGTGAAGAgcgcatgacaaaacctatttcccctcaagagactgaaaagatttgacatgggtcctcagatcctcaaaaggttctacagctgcaccatcgagagcatcctgactggttccatcactgcctggtatggcaaatgctcggcctccaaccgcaaggcactacagagggtagtgcgtacgtcacagtacatcactggggccaagcttccacccatccaggacctctataccaggcggtgtcagaggaaggcactaaaAATTGTTGAAGACTtgagccaccctagtcatagactgttctctctgctaccgtacagcaagcggtaccggagtgccaagtctaggtccaagaggcttctaaacagcttctacccccaagccgtaagactcctgaacatctaatcaaatggctacccagactattgcccaccccctcttttacaccgctgctactcttattatctatgcatagtcactttaataactctgcctacatctacatattacctcaattaccccgactaaccagtgcccccgcaccggtaccccctgtatatagtctcgctattgttattttactgcggCTCTTTAATTACCTGttgcttttatttcttattcatattttttaaactgaattgttggttaggagcttgtaagtaagcatttcactgtaaggtctacacctgttgtattcggcgcatgtgacaaaataaaataaactttgcAACGCACACGCGCTGCATTATGGCTTCCATTACTTTGGGAACACCGAGGGGCTACTCCCAGCAATTGATCGGGCCACACGACTCTACTTTGCATTGGGAAGCCTCAATCCAGAAATCAACCCCGATGCTAGAATCCTGCCAAATGATGCCGTTTGTGATAACACACAACCCTTTACTGCAGAGAAGAACATGGATCGGATCATTGTTACGATCGCCTATGACCAGCGTCATGTAGATTGTGGAAGACCTATACATAACGCAGCACCAACCACCAGGGATACCTACAAGATCAGTGTCGGCCTCTTGAGAGAGATACGCAGTAAGAGATATCGCAGATTTTAAGCAAGAGGTAGGTTGTTGATAGAAACTAGGGCTGAAAGTAGATTGACATTCTTGCCAGTAGGCATAGTACAGAATCTTTTGAACAAGTAGTCAACTTGTGATTGTTTGATTGTTCTTTTTTGATTGTGATTCTTCTTCTGATGAGATGCCAAGTGTTTAATAACAGCCTTGTTTTCTTTTTATAGTTCACTTTGAGATAaaatggacatgtagcctattcaaGTTTACCTGCAACCTGCAGCCTGACAGGTTTTTCAATGGTTCTGTATTGTTAGTATCAATGTTAGTAACCTGGGCACTGCATAGtataaaaataatgtttttctcctcctccttttaATTGGTATAATAATCAAATGTTTTTATGAAATCAAATTACTGTAATTTGCACCTAAACTGTACTATGTACTCATATTTACTCTTAAGAATAAAGCagcaacaataacaacaaaacTTGTATGACCATAAAGACTGCACTGACCTCTGCGGTGGCCAGGATGCCATCCAGTGCTGCCCTCAGCATGGCGCTATCTGCCGTTGCCAGGCTTTCCTGCACCTTCATCTGACCCAGCAGGGCCAGGGCCTCGGCCCCACACGCCTTCACACTGTCTGACAacgctgtgggggggggggggggggggatacagacACAGTATGGAGACTTAGAGGAAGTGGGTGGCTAACCGCTAGCCTGGTCCCTGATCTGTTTGTGCAGTCTTCCCAACGCCGATGGTCATTGTCACTCGGTGACAGGCAGCACAAACAGATCGGGGACCAGGCTAGGCTATCGTTGCGTCTGTGCATTATCAGTACTTCTCTAACAGATGTATATAGGGATGTAgagttgtttttttataagacatggctcaaatcaaactttatttaaaaaatcctGGAACATTCCTGTCCTGGATGTGTGAGTACACATTTCAGTTGAGAAGACACAGGGACAGCTCACACTCACCGTCCGCTTGCTCCACTGGCACCATGTGAGAGGTGGCACTGCCCTGAACAATGGTGTCACCCACCAGGTGGGCAAGATGGGTCACTGCCCGCACCAGCTCCGACACAACTGCAGAACCAAGGGTCAAAGGTCAAACTACTATAAAGCCTAAACACAATCAACAGGATATGCTACTTTAATTTTCAAGTACTTGAAGGCTGTAATGCTGAAAACCCAGGTATTTTAGCTATAAAGAAGCACTTTACTATCAATCTCCACTGTCCACAAAGAGAATAATGAATACCTGCAACAtattcaattacatttactttcttCTATTGGGAAGAAATCAAATAGGACAATAGAAATCTAGATCTTTCATGTGGGCAAGAAACTGAAAAAGGAACTTTTCTTCAAGTAATATACatgtgtaccagtcaaaagtatggacacacccactcattcaagagtttttctttatttttactgcacAGCGGCCGTCGGTGAAAGTAACGTTTTTTGTCTTCCTTTTGACCTTGTCTGCTACACAAGAACAACAGCTTCGATAGGTGCCTGAAAGTAGACTGTGATGACACAAAGCTGACTAGGGGAGTAAGTTCTGAGTCTGACCTGTGTTGTCTGCCAGGTAGCTGTCTCTGGCAGAGTGAAGTCTGGCCATACAGTCCAGAGAGGCCTGACACCTGGACGCCAGGTAGTCTACACACAACGAGGGTACACAGTGAGGGGGGAGGCATCTTCCAccatacatacaaacatacacactatTATGAGGGGACATCATCCTACATCACACCctggaacacaaacacacatgtacaAGTAGATTGaggcatcacacacacatccagcatAGGTTTCACAATGTGGCATCATCTCAGACGGTCGGACGGACAGACAGGAACAAAGCTGGAGTCAGGTGTGCATAAGACAGAGGTTGGAGAAGGTTAGGGGCTGACCTGCAGAGCTGGTGCAGCTGATGTGTGCTGGGTCGTCAAGCTGGGCCAGTGTGTCCTGGActatcctctctgcctcctccacaGCCCCCTGTAGGGCGGACCAGCGGGCTGCCACCAGCTGGCTCTCCAGGGCCTGCTCCCTGCTCTCCTATCCACACAGGGTCAGTGAGAGAATCAGatatcacacacactcactgagaggctgacacacacaggcgcacacacacacacagctgccacACCTTCTCATTGAGTTGGTTCTGTAGGGCCTCGGCGGTCTTCACGCCGCTCTCCCTCTCACTGGCCAGGCTGCTCTGAACACGCTCAAGCTCCTCCCCCAGGCCTGCAAGCTCCTCCTCTTTCTTCGACAAGGAATCCGCTAGCTCCACCTTCTCCGATTCCACAGTCGAGAGCTGAGAACTGAGCTCCTCACTCGActgagagaaacggagagagacgtagaaagagaaagtgagtgggggggggagagacgtagaaagagaaagtgagtgggggggggagacgtagaaagagaaagtgagtggggggggagagacgtagaaagagaaagtgagtgggggggggtgggggggaatgagtgagagagaagagaaaggagaacaAGAGCGTGACACAGTATTTTAGGATCGTACATATCCCCGTTTCCCTGTTGAACTGAACGAAAACGCTCACACACTATACACTCCTAATACCACCTTTTAAGAGACAACGCCCTAAGTGCTATGAGATGTGGAAATGACAACTGCCATTCTTCTACTCTCCCTCGCCTGTTTGTGGGCACCCTCCTGAGCATGCGAACAAGAACGTGAACAAGAGACGGGAAGAAAGAGTTTGTAAGTGAAATGTGTGACAAAGTGACAGAGCATGTGTGTCAGGACAGGAGGGAGTGGTCGTGTGAGAGAGAAGTTGATTCAGAAATAGGGGTTGACAGGagtggaagagtggagagagggatgggcgaTGGAGAGGAGGAATGGTAATTGGACATTCATGGCCTGGTAGGACTACACAGTGTCGGGATCACGCAGAGATCGAGGTCTGCACCGATGCTCCACACAACCCTCTCCACACACAATtccacacgcacacaggcacCGTACACAGACAGAGATGGGTCGAAGAGTAACATGGAGTTGTGGAATGTAAAGATAAAAACAGAGTAAAGACAATTTGAAGGTGTCAGGGTGAGGTATTGTGGGgtagagtggagaggaggaatgTACTGTTGGGTAGAGGACACAAGGGTGTTTTAGGTTAGAGAGTTGGCTACCTGTTGGGACGAGGCCATGGTGCTTTTCAGGGTGTCTAGCTCCGCCCTGCTGGAGATCAGCTCTCTCTGCAGCTCCTGCAGCTGCTCCACCTGTTCCTGCTCCTGAAGGGGgacagaggcaggagagagagagtggcgggggagagagcagagagagagagatgtggggggagagagatagaggggaggagaaaagagagaacgagagagatagaaacagagacgCATGTTATTTGCtaggtctccatctctctacctccgtctatTCTACCTATCTAACTCCCACATGTACAGCAAGGCATCTCAGTTACACAATTAAATGAtcagagacagatggagaaaaAGTTGAAAATGTACTGTAGTATGAAGAAGTAAAGTATATTACATTTGAAGTCCTCTGTGTccaagaaagcgagagagggagagggggaaaaaggggagagagaaaacagaaagaGGTGATAcatactgtaaacacacagtaTTTCAGGAGAGTGTGCATCCCTGTGGGAGTGCGTGTCTCGCCCTCACCCGTCTCTCCGCGGCCTCCTTGGCAGCCTTGACCTTCTCCTGCATCTCTCTCCTCACGCTGTCCACCTCGTCCTCAGCCGCCCGCGCCACCGTCATCTGACGAGTCACCTCCGCATTCTGAAGCCACGAACAGAAACACAGACGGTTTTAGGTGAGGGAAGAGTTTTTAGAATTGTAAACAAGAAATGTGTGAGCATTGCTGCTAGAAGTGTATTCTCCATAGAAATGTTGTAGTACAGAATGGATAAGGGTCCCTGATCACACTACTCCTCCCTCCCTTGGCCCAAACCCTCTGATTGGTGGAAGCTCTATCACTACACTTCATActtatccagacccttcagatctgcAAACATGGACGGGTTTGGGCCAAGGGGAAGGGAGCTAAATGGGACTGGCTGAGAGGGGTAGGAGTCAGCCTGCACCATGAGTCTGAGGGGTGAGGTTCTTCGATCGTAAGGGGTCTGGATGGGCCTACCTTCCTCAGCAGGTCAGCGTGACTCTGCACCAGCTCTGTGTACTTCTCCTTCAGCTTGACGTAGCGCTGCTCGTTGGCCACCGCTTTCCCTGAgacacacggacagacagagctgttattgTCACAACAGTCAGATGGCTGAATCCTGACTTGAGATATGCACACGTAATTCAAAAAGTTTGTGTAGGCATTGATATCAGCTGAAGGTACAGTAAGAAGATGTTTGAGTGACTCATGTAAATCTTGAGGCCTGGGGTTGTCTGGCGGGCTGTCCCTGGACTCACTCTCGATCTCGGTGAGGCTTCGCTGCTCTTTCTCCGTGTCCTCTTTGACCCGGCGCAGGTCGTCAAGCTCCGCCCGCAGGAACTCGCCCTCTCCCAACGCCTGCATCCTCAGGTGGCTCTGCTCTGCTAGCTCCGCCTCCAGCTCATCGACACGCCCCCGCAGCGCCTGGCACAGACGCCCactctgagagagagacagaaagagaggagggagagagtgttatggttcAACAGTGTGTAAACACACTGCCTCAGAAGTTCAGGCATTATGGAGAATTGCCTCTGTAGTGGCTCAAGTGCCTCATTAAacctcctcccccctcacctCCAATCTGAAGGACTCCAGTTCCTCCCTGAGGGCCTGGATCTCCCGTGTCAGCTGCTCGATCAGGCGGTCCCTAATGGAAACAGGACAGGAcaaggtcgtgttcattaggcaccaaatggaggAAAACAGTCCGAAAAAGGGAAAGAAATGGCTAGATGTGGCCAATGATAAAAGCGTATTTTCggttttccattgcaaaatgttcTGGGACGGAAAGCTGCAGTACCTCTATTGGAGGTCAGTGTGGTCTGAATTGTGTGACAATCTATACAGACCAAGGATATCCTACAAATGTCAAATTCGGTTATCCAGAGTGTAGCAGTTTGCTTCTGGTGTCTTACTTGTCGTCCTTGCGCATTCCGTTCTGACTGTTGAAATTGAATGGGTCCGTGGCGGCGGACGTGCCAAAGAGGTCGTCGAACCTGGGTTCTACCACAGCAGCCTAGTCGGAATCAACACagcaagacagagacagacagtcgTTCTATAGGCTTTAGGTTTCATTAGGTTCAGTTGACAGACACAGAACAACTAAGACAGAGCACAGGAAGGGCACCGTCTGTAACATGGCATATTTTGTGAAAAAAAATTATTCCGTGTGTGAGTCAGCTAGTGCACGAAATTCATCTTTCACACACACTACGGCATGTTACAAACGGCGCCCCATAAGAAAGCAGTAATGAGACATGTTCAGATGGGCTACCGGCTGGACGGGGACGTCGGTATCCACCAGGTCCACCATGTGTTCCGTCTCGGGGGAGGACGACTCAGCTGGAATAACTACCACGGGACTGATGTGCTCCGACAACGCCGACGCCCGCAGGAAGTTAGGTGGGTtctgacagcagagagagagagagcgagcataaTTAATCAAATTGTATAGCACTTAACCCAAGTAGCCGAACAGCAACCTGGGCCCAAATTCCTCAAGAGTAAGCAAGGGCAACAGAGAAAATGGGAGACTATGttcatgcgtgtgtgtgaatgATACAGTATTTACTTGAAAATACACAGCAGAGATCCTGTCTAATCTACAGGCTAGTTCAGGAGGACTCTTACCTCAGGTAACTGTGGGATCTGAATGAGCCTCTTGAAGTACTGCAGGTTACTGGAGCGGTAGAACAGACTCTTCAGCCTagcagagacaacacacacaccgaTGAAACACTCCACCTTCATCATCACAACTTAGTTAGGTCAGGTGGCGGAGCACTatgagctctggtcaaaattagtgcactacatagggaatagggtgccaattgggactcGATCCATGACTTGTGCGTGAACTGACTTCTTGAACTGCTCCTGGAAGCGGTCTCTGTGGccctggagtgtgtcagcaggaAGGCCtaaaacagacagacaaacagttttggaatgtgtgtgtatgtgaaactACTGAGAATGTGGATGTactacagagtgtgtgtgtgtgtgtgtgtgtactaaggtTTTAGGCATTTCGTAACCCTATGATATGACCAAGAAAATTATGTGAATTATGTGCCCTTGGAATAGCCACAGTTTTTCTGGGAAGGTCACAGGAAAAACTGTTGGCCTTAGATTAGTAGCCAAGTATGAGGTATTCAGGCTGTCACTCTGCTATTTGTCCAGCGGGGGGCGTGTGTGTTGGACTCACAAGAGTGCAGCTTGAAGAGCAGCTTGACGGTGTAGTCGTACAGGTGGCTGCTGTCCAGGATGACCTGGATCAGTGGAGCCAGGCGACACTGGCCCGCCGCCGTCACCGACACAGACCGCGACATGTCCAAGGAGCTGAACACTGCAAGGGAGGACACACACATCAGtgatcatctctctctcacacacacacagtgtgtgcgtgcatgtgtatgtgcACACAGGTGGTCAGGCAATCAACCAATGAGTATGTACTCCAAcagtctctctttcttcccctctcaTTACAGCTCTCTTTCAGTCCCTCCATCGCCTTtgcactccctccctcccgctctgaTGCCAGTCCCTACGGACCCAGTCGTTCCGTCCACACAGAGATGTGGTTTCCTGTGCATccaaaccctgacacacacagtcagggctCTCAGCTCTTGGGTGACGTGATGCTTTAGCCTGCAAAACATCTCTCCTGATGGGAGGCaaagagtctctgtgtgtgtgaatgacatGAGGAGACAGGGTAGAAATGAGTCCAACTGAGAGTGTTCAAATGGAGGCAGAAGGGCAATCATGTTGAGACAAATGGAAGATGAAATATGTGTTTTACTTTGTGAAGAGCTTATAGTGGAAGGGAGACAGGAGAGTACTGTATAACTCTGTTTTAATGTCCATGCTAGTACACTACTTTCAATGAAGCAATGTATTGGGCACACATTCTAAGTAGTATGCTAGTGTGGCTATTGGGACGTAGCCTATGACGCCAAAACCAGAGTCATGTTCATTATGCCCCAAACGGAAGAGAATGGACAAAAACTAAAAAAGGGACACCTGGACTTAAGAAACGCTCATTTTTGTTTTCGGTTGCAAAATGTTTTACGGTGTGTGCACGGATGAACATGACCCTGACATATAAAAGCTAGAACCAGGTTGTGTGTGAATGCTGAGGGCCAGGTTATGTCACAACACCTTTAGATAAGCGCGGTTGCagatgacatatatatatatatacactgctcaaaaaaataaagggaacacttaaacaacacaatgtaactccaagtcaatcacacttctgtgaaatcaaactgtccacttaggaagcaacactgattgacaataaatttcacatgctgttgtgcaaatggaatagacaaaaggtggaatttataggcaattagcaagaaggagtgattctgcaggtggtgaccacagaccacttctcagttcctatgcttcctggctgatgttttggtcacttttgaatgctggcggtgctctcactctagtggtagcatgagacggagtctacaacccacacaaggtagtgcagctcatccaggatggcacatcaatgcgagctgtggcaagaaggtttgctgtgtctgtcagcgtagtgtccagagcatggaggcgctaccaggagacaggccagtacatcaggagacgtggaggaggccgtaggagggcaacaacccagcagcaggaccgctacctccgcctttgtgcaaggaggagcactgccagagccctgcaaaatgacctccagcaggccacaaatgtgcatgtgtcagcatatggtctcacaaggggtctgaggatctcatctcggtacctaatggcagtcaggctacctctggcgagcacatggagggctgtgcggccccacaaagaaatgtcaccccacaccatgactgacccaccaccaaaccggtcatgctggaggatgttgcaggcagcagaacgttctccacggcgtctccagactctgtcacgtctgtcacatgtgctcagtgtgaacctgctttcatctgtgaagagcacagggcgccagtggcgaatttgccaatctttgtgttctctggcaaatgccaaacgtcctgcacggtgttgggctgtaagcacaacccccacctgtggacgtcgggccctcataccaccctcatggagtctgtttctgaccgtttgagcagacacatgcacatttgtggcctgctggaggtcattttgcagggctctggcagtgctcctccttgcacaaaggcggaggtagcggtcctgctgctgggttgttgccctcctacggcctcctccacgtctcctgatgtactggtctgtctcctggtagcgcctccatgctctggacactacgctgacagacacagcaaaccttcttgccacagctcgcattgatgtgctatcctggatgagctgcactacctgagccacttgcgtgggttgtagactccgtctcatgctaccactagagtgagagcaccgccagcattcaaaagtgaccaaaacatcagccaggaagcataggaactgagaagtggtctgtggtcaccacctgcagaatcactcctttattgggggtgtcttgctaattgcctataatttccaccttttgtctattccatttgcacaacagcatgtgaaatttattgtcaatcagtgttgcttcctaagtggacagtttgatttcacagaagtgtgattgacttggagttacattgtgttgtttaagtgttccctttatttttttgagcagtgtatataaatataaaagagaaagagaaatagcTTACCACCCAGGAAGAGGTTGAGCTCACACTCCAGGTAGTCCAACATCTCCACTGTCAACTGGAAGCTGtagtgaggacacacacacaccaaacacacacatacacaaaaggTGTTGGATTAGAGGGTTCACAGCATGTAAAGTGGAGGCATAGCCTACACATCACACATACAGAGGCTGTAAGACCCATGTAGCAATGACCCAGAGTTGGTTTGTATACATATAACAAGAGTCATATGCTCTATATGGAGTCTAATAGAAGGCAATAACAAAAATAATGCCCTTTCTTGTCATTTTCAACACCTGTAATCATAATCAAAGGGAACATTGGGGATATATTAAAATATGTATCATTATAGATCCAGCCCTCTGTGGTTCAGCGGGAACAACAAAGGCAAGCGACACTCACAAGTTGTTGACGTCGTTTTCTCCCGCCTCGTCAAGCTGCCTGTTTGACATCTGAAGGTTTCCGGGGAAACGGGGATtctgggggagagagaagaacGAGTCATTGCAGAAAATGGGTCTGAATCTGAATTGTGATTCCTCGTCTCATCTCGCATTCCCTCCTTCTCAAAACGCATCGGAGGAGAAGACTCAAGGTCTTCT comes from Salvelinus alpinus chromosome 21, SLU_Salpinus.1, whole genome shotgun sequence and encodes:
- the LOC139548544 gene encoding huntingtin-interacting protein 1-like isoform X2; the encoded protein is MDRVKSSMQQVPKPIHKALIRRTGGANSFELEKENFERGQAVSINKAINTQEVAVKEKHARTCILGTHHEKGAHTFWAAVNRLPLSSNAVLCWKFCHVFHKLLRDGHPNVIKDSMRNKADLSDMSRMWGHLSEGYGKLCSIYLKLLITKMEFHVKNPRFPGNLQMSNRQLDEAGENDVNNFFQLTVEMLDYLECELNLFLGVFSSLDMSRSVSVTAAGQCRLAPLIQVILDSSHLYDYTVKLLFKLHSCLPADTLQGHRDRFQEQFKKLKSLFYRSSNLQYFKRLIQIPQLPENPPNFLRASALSEHISPVVVIPAESSSPETEHMVDLVDTDVPVQPAAVVEPRFDDLFGTSAATDPFNFNSQNGMRKDDKDRLIEQLTREIQALREELESFRLESGRLCQALRGRVDELEAELAEQSHLRMQALGEGEFLRAELDDLRRVKEDTEKEQRSLTEIERKAVANEQRYVKLKEKYTELVQSHADLLRKNAEVTRQMTVARAAEDEVDSVRREMQEKVKAAKEAAERREQEQVEQLQELQRELISSRAELDTLKSTMASSQQSSEELSSQLSTVESEKVELADSLSKKEEELAGLGEELERVQSSLASERESGVKTAEALQNQLNEKESREQALESQLVAARWSALQGAVEEAERIVQDTLAQLDDPAHISCTSSADYLASRCQASLDCMARLHSARDSYLADNTVVSELVRAVTHLAHLVGDTIVQGSATSHMVPVEQADALSDSVKACGAEALALLGQMKVQESLATADSAMLRAALDGILATAEKLRPRGLELQQGELGDLVEQEMAATSAAVESAAARIEDMLNKSRAVDTGVKMEVNERILASCTDLMQAIKVLVLSSKDLQRDIVESGRGAASMKEFYVKNSRWTEGLISASKAVGWGATVMVDAADLVVQGKGKYEELMVCSHEIAASTAQLVAASKVKADKDNANLGRLKLASKGVTQATAGVVASTKSGKSQIEEKDTMDFSSMTLTQIKRQEMDSQVSVLELETKLQKERERLGELRKKHYELAGVAEGWGKEDEGAYVCLKVQVEVCSPPLLQPQD
- the LOC139548544 gene encoding huntingtin-interacting protein 1-like isoform X3 produces the protein MDRVKSSMQQVPKPIHKALIRRTGGANSFELEKENFERGQAVSINKAINTQEVAVKEKHARTCILGTHHEKGAHTFWAAVNRLPLSSNAVLCWKFCHVFHKLLRDGHPNVIKDSMRNKADLSDMSRMWGHLSEGYGKLCSIYLKLLITKMEFHVKNPRFPGNLQMSNRQLDEAGENDVNNFFQLTVEMLDYLECELNLFLGVFSSLDMSRSVSVTAAGQCRLAPLIQVILDSSHLYDYTVKLLFKLHSCLPADTLQGHRDRFQEQFKKLKSLFYRSSNLQYFKRLIQIPQLPENPPNFLRASALSEHISPVVVIPAESSSPETEHMVDLVDTDVPVQPAAVVEPRFDDLFGTSAATDPFNFNSQNGMRKDDKDRLIEQLTREIQALREELESFRLESGRLCQALRGRVDELEAELAEQSHLRMQALGEGEFLRAELDDLRRVKEDTEKEQRSLTEIERKAVANEQRYVKLKEKYTELVQSHADLLRKNAEVTRQMTVARAAEDEVDSVRREMQEKVKAAKEAAERRRTSNEQEQVEQLQELQRELISSRAELDTLKSTMASSQQSSEELSSQLSTVESEKVELADSLSKKEEELAGLGEELERVQSSLASERESGVKTAEALQNQLNEKESREQALESQLVAARWSALQGAVEEAERIVQDTLAQLDDPAHISCTSSADYLASRCQASLDCMARLHSARDSYLADNTVVSELVRAVTHLAHLVGDTIVQGSATSHMVPVEQADALSDSVKACGAEALALLGQMKVQESLATADSAMLRAALDGILATAEKLRPRGLELQQGELGDLVEQEMAATSAAVESAAARIEDMLNKSRAVDTGVKMEVNERILASCTDLMQAIKVLVLSSKDLQRDIVESGRGAASMKEFYVKNSRWTEGLISASKAVGWGATVMVDAADLVVQGKGKYEELMVCSHEIAASTAQLVAASKVKADKDNANLGRLKLASKGVTQATAGVVASTKSGKSQIEEKDTMDFSSMTLTQIKRQEMDSQVSVLELETKLQKERERLGELRKKHYELAGVAEGWGKEDEGTG